The window gagcgagggagaagtgagagggggtcggggctgcgtggcgtcgcgggagggaccagggaaggaggaggcagacaggcagggaggaggtggcctcctcggccgcgcgcgtgcgagcacgcagctgctcccactggcaagaggaagacgacagggagggaagtagcggtggcgggctgggccggctgggccggttctggtgggctgcacgggtgaggccaggtaagtccttctctctctctcttttatttttttcttctgttttgttttatttaatttcgttttgccactgttttgaattttaaacaaattcaaacaatgccaaaaactcctctgaataattttatttggctagatggacttttccaaaagctcataaaatatttcaggggtatttgaaattatattctaattatatgaatataattcaaattcaaatagctaatgatttaaattcaaagtcccaaaaataaatccttaaaaaatgttcaatattttggttgggaccagaacccttaccaaaaattatcaaacatttaagaagagccttttggagcaatgaatgagatttctagggtttttgcccctcttttatttagggttttgaggcttccaatattcctcaattcaagtttcaaaaatatagacatgatgcacacatgaagctagcctagagcaatgccagaaactagggatgtgacaagaagtgttttcgtggatgcttctgagggtttgggaatatttgcaaatatataggacgaagatctaggtcaggggggtcacgaggggcccacaaggtaggggggcatgccctaccctcgtgggcacgccctccacccttgtcgccgccttgtggctcttctgacttgcactccaattcTCCTGGGTGTTTTCTAGTCCAAAAAAAAAATCAttgtgaagttttattccgtttggactccgtttagtattccttttctgcgaagctcaaaaataaggaaaaagcagacactggcactcggctctaggttaataggttagtcccaaaaaataatataaaatggcatattaatgcatataaaacatccaaaacagataatataatagcatggaacaatgaaaaaatatagatacattgaagacgtatcaccaTCCTGGAGTCCATCTAGGATGAAGCCTATGTCGAGGCCAACCGGTAGTTCATCCGGCATAAACGGGTGGCGATCGACGCGCTTTTGGACAAACTAGATGAGAAGATGAAGGCGAAGGTCGACGAGGAGCGGTCGAAGGAGCCGTAGGAGCCGGAGTTGCGTCTGCCTCCCATGTACCCGGAGCCGGGCATGGAGATAGTGAACATCTCCTACAAGGATTAGGGTAGTACAGGTTTCTATGTAGGATTCCCTCGTTTGCATGCTTTGTATGGATTTATAGTTCCAAACATGAGGTATCCAGATGCAGAGTAGTAAATTTGAGGTGTGACCGCTCACTGCCCACGGACGCGCCTAGACGCGTCGGCTGTGTCTGCGGGCGTTTCAGGGGCTTGATTTGCCAAGTCCAGCTGCAAATACTCTAAGGCGGGCAGAAGGAAGGAAAAGTCGTGGAAGTGTGGTGTACAGACCACAAGTCAGGCTTCGTTGCGTGACACGCGACTGGGAAACGCCCACCCACTTTGCCTACACTATACTGCACCGGGGCCAGGTCTCGAGTGGCGTGTCATATAGTGCATAGGGGCCATccgaccccatcctccacctcactGCACAcatggctgaacacgcctcctcgccgcattcaaacAGCTACGGACTATCATCTTCCTCCATTAAACTCGCGAGTGTGCTGAGAAATCTACTCCGTTCACATGTTCGTTCGCGAGCCGCTCATCATTAAAGACAACGCTGGTTGGCTCTGGCCGTCCGCCCACTATTTAAACAGTGCCAGACACCGGGCAAAAACCGCAGCACACTCTGATCCCATCTCCTCCTTGCATCACTTTCTCCACAATCTCCATGGCATCTGGCGAGCATGAAGAGGAGAGTTATCCAGCATAAAAGTCGGCTGGGTGGCCCGTCGAGCTCGTCGGATATGAGCCAGGCAACTCTCTGCTCCATCACCCTCGACGCTTCAGGCCGTTGTAGGTTGTCTCGCGGATGCAGAAGCCCCAAGCCAGCGCGTTGTTTGGCAACTCGCTTCTCCAAGCCAGCTCGCCGAGGAATGGTGAGTTACTCCAGGCCGACACGTATGGGAGCACGGCGGCACGAGAATCGCAGCTGTCGTGAAACGACGTCGTGTCGTACCGCTCCTCCCATGGCTACGACCGCGCCATCCACCGTCAACGTACGTGTAACCGTGCCCTGCCGGCGAAGAAATAATCCAGCTTCACGGAGATGGACGAAACGGTGTCCAGCACGTGTGTGCCctgccaccatcatcgaggagaagtagaacatgggaggccaccGCTGCTTGGGGTCCCATGAAAGCCACCGTTGCTTGGGTCCCATGAAAGCCACCACCGAGGCGACGCCGGCATACACAGTCGGTGTCTTGCCCGGCCGCAGACCACCATTGCCCCGTTCCCCTCCGACTGAAGCACATCCCGGCGGTTCCACTCCGAGGAGCTGCGCCGCCGAGTATAGGGACGCGAGCCGCCCTTTGCGCTTATGAATATACCTTCGAGGCTCACGGCAGTTTGACGAGCGGGTTGCCGGACATGGGGAAGACAACGGAGATCTGCCGCGGCCGGCTGTAGACTAGTCAAGGGTATCTATCGTGGGAATGGATATCTGCCGGCGCCGGCCGTAGACTAGTTTTACACAAGTATGGTATATAATTTGTAGTTAAAGAAATGATCCAAAACGTAATGAATTTCATACGTTTTACATGAAACCAGCCGTATTTGCATGAATTTCGCTGGTTCAGTCCAAACAAACAGCGGTTGAAATGTATGCGGGCAGCGTAAAATGGCGGCCTCTGACATCAGTGTCCACGAACTGGTCCCATGTGTATGTTTATGGATAGACGTGAAAGCAAATTTGCGGATGAGCCTTGGAGGCAGAGGGAGAAGTGGGGAAATAGTCGCGGGCGTGGGGCGGACCGACCACAAGCCAGCCACGGCTCGTTGCGCGACACCGCCCGCCCACTTTGCTTGCATCGAACCGCACCGCACAGGGGCCGGGTCCCCAGTGGCGTGCCGTGCAGCGCAACAGGCAGGGGCCATCCGATGGGGGTCGAAACCCGCACCGGCGCGACCACCACACGAGGACAATGTCTTCGAAAATGGAATTGACAACGGCTTGGATGGATGCAGGTCGGGCCCTTCCGTTGGCACCGAAGCTCGCTCGTAAATGGGCGGCGGTCCCGGTCAGGTCCGGGTCGCCATCGGGCGGCGTTGTGGCTGGCGATCTTGACGAGATCACCGGCAGCGGTACCACCGATCCCACCCCCCTCGGGAACAAGATGGATCCATCTCGGTGACTGATGGACGTATATGCGGCCGATATATACTCCCTCCTCCGCACGTCTCCCTCCAACTCTAGTCCCAGATCAACCGCTCCAACCAGGCCGGGCCGATCCCCTGCTCCAATTCCTAGATAAATCCCCTTCCTCCTCGGCCTCGACTAGGGACAGGGGAGGGCGAGTCGTCGGAGGAGCCGGGGAGCGGGGCGACCGGCGATGGGGAACGCGTCGTCGATGCTGACGCAGTACGACATCGAGGAGGTGCAGGAGCACTGCAGCTACCTATGTGAGCGCCCGCGACTCTTCTCCCTGCCTCGTGCTCCGTCGATTTTCGCTTCGATTTGGTGGTGAATTGATCGATTCCTGACGCATCTGAGTTTCTTCCGCCCCGAATCCAAAGTCTCGCAGCAGGAGATCGTGTCGCTGTACGAGCGCTTCTGCCAGCTCGACCGCAGCGCCAAGGGCTTCGTCTCCGAGGACGAGTTCCTCTCCATCCCGGAGTTCTCCACCAACCCGCTCTCCCAGGTCCGTCCctccccctcccgtcaccgaggcggCCAATTTTCTTCCCCTGCTCGCTTTGTCCCTGTCGAGCCAGCTCCAGTTGACTGACTGACTGACTGACTACTCATGTGCTGTCCTTGGATTATACACACTGCTTGCCTGTATTATTACTATTTTCCTAGTAGTATTGTATACAGCTCTGTCCCCAGAGATGCACTTAATACTGATATGCATAGCAACTGGGATTCCTCAGCAAGTAAGTATAATTGGGAAAAACTGATCAGGGTTCCCCACTCAATCAAGGAGCTAGGTGCATCTGAAAATATTATGCCAATTGCCTCACAGAGCCTGTACGCAATCGATCGGCATAGGGAGTTTAACCATACATGTGGAACCTGAATATCTCTATGAAACGAAGCATCTTCCACATCTGCTTGGAAAAAGCTCTGGCTATCTTTGATTTTGGGTACCAATGGAATCATATTTTTCAGTAAACAAAGGCTTGTCAAAGTTCAAAGACTGGCATAATGCTTTTGCCAAATACGCAACACTTATCATAGACTACAAAAAAATCTCCATATATATAGATCATTTCTACTGAAGAATCGTAGTTCGTTTTTCTTCCCCAGTAAAACCCAGTGTATCTGATTTCTACATATATAAATGTAGTTTTGCCAGCAAAACACAACCTCCCTTGCAAATAACGCAGCCTGTTCACTTTCTTTACTCAATTTGACTGTTTTAGTTATATTTAGGAGAGTCAGCAGTGTCAACTATGGACGTGAGACTGATTTTGAGCTTCCATTTCTTCTATCTGCAGAGGTTGTTACGTATGGTTGATGGATTGAACTTCAAGGAGTTTGTTTCTTTTCTCTCTACCTTCAGCGCAAGGGCCAGCCTTCAGCAAAAGATTGAGTGTAATGCTCATCACGTTTCTTTTCCTCTTTTTGCTGTCTATCTTGAAATGAGTATATGTTGGTTTGGGTCTCTCTGATCCTTATCATGACTACTAATTTGCTGGTCCTGTATTGATTTGGTTTGTGTTGTATTGAGCAGTGATATTTAAGGTGTATGACATTGATGGCAAGGGGAAAGTATCCTTCAAGGACCTGGTAGAGGTTTTACGGGACCTGACAGGCTCATCCATGTCAGAGAAACAAAGAGAGGTTCTGATTTGACCCAATCCTGTATTTCATTGCATAGTACTACATTCACTTGCAAGTACACTTGCTAAATCAACAAGAACAAATGTGGctctttcattgtttccttttcaaATAATTAGTACCCTGCCATCATAAACACATCAAGTGTGCATACCTTGTTTCCAAAGTGAAGGGAACCCTGAAACTAAATTGTAGGTGTCTTCATTGCAGTAAATGTTCAGAGTAGCATGCTTCGCAGTGCAAATTCCTATGTTgatatttactactccctctgtttgtaAACAGAGGAGCATTAGCTAGAAAATATAGCCTTGTGTGGAACCAATCCTTGTGTAGCTAAGAGCTCAGTAGCCAGATTTCATGATTTTTGTACATCCACAAGACATAGCCTGTAATTAGTGCCGTTTCTGACCATTTGCAGTGAATAGTCTTGGTATCGTTTTGAACTTGATGCATAATGCTCTTTTCAAGCTTATTTACAGCACTACCTATAATCTCAGATACAAGTGCTGACACTATCTGAGTTGATGCGTTTCAGCAAGTACTAACAAAGGTGTTGGAAGAAGCCGGGTACACACAGGATTCCACGCTAGCATTAGAAGATTTCGTGACGGTACACAGCTAAACCTTGCTTTCCATTCTTATCATGCTGTGGCATATTCATCTGAATACAAAAGGCATAGCTCATGTGGTTGTATCATTATCCAGTGTGGCTACTACTAGTACTTCATCTATGAACTTTCGTGACGTGGTTTCAGATCATCGACCACCCCGGCCTGAAGATGGAGGTGGAAGTGCCCATCGACTAAGCGAATGGCGAATGCAGATGAGTATGCAATAAGCTCTCTCTGACTGCTGGAAACAAGTGTCCATAGCCAATAGACCGTGTGACAGAATAGAGTGGGAGCTCACTGTTTTGAGCTCTTGTGTACCTGTCCACATACATGCCCGAATCTTACAATGCAGTGTCAGTTTAGAgtcattttttttctttctgttttgagGGGATTGATTAATGCAGTGTCAATGCCCGTCAAAAAAAAAATGCAGTGTCAATGTAGAGTGATCCTTATTACAGTTTCCAGACTATGATCCAAACCTAAAATTGTTTATTATGGGATTGCAGCTGTGGACTAAACCACATGAGGCCAGTATTTGTACGGAAAATCATGGTCTCATCTTGGGTTCATGTGGACTAGGTATTTGTAACTTGGGGAAAATTCATGTGTGGAATTTAAAATATGTGGGAAAAATGATgcagctcttatattatgggacggagggaatcCATTGTAGGCTGTGCCTGTGGTATAATGTTTAAACCTTTGCACAATGCTTGAAAGAAAAGAAAATTAACGTGTTGATTTAATTTTTCACAATTctttcatatactccctccgttccaaattactcgtagctgaaatggatgcatctagaactaagatacatctagatacatttatacgtgcgacaagtaattcggaacggagggagtagtattcagTTAGacgatgacatgtgggcccagtaacCAGTTAAGACTTCAGATTCATCTCCTTCCTTCCGCCGTTCCCCTTTTCACCTTTCACCGCTCAAAGCCCTCGCCCAAATCTGCAGCAAGCAACGCCCCATTTCATCCACTAGAGTTGCGAGCTCCAAATCCCGCAGAGCAGGTCGGCCATGGCGTCCTCCGGCGCCGGCGGGGAGCCGTCGAGGTCCGCCATTGTGGCCGACACGGCGAGCGGGCACCACCTTCTCACGATTCAGGGCTACTCCTGCACCAAGGACCTTCCCACCGGAGAGAAGATCAGTTCCCGGCCCTTCACAGTCGGCGGCCACCGCTGGCGCATCGACTACTACCCTAACGGTGTAAGCTCGTCGGCCAACAGCTGCATATCCCTCTCCCTAGTCCTCGACGAAAAGGTCGCGGCGGATGTGAAGGCGAAGTACAGCTTCTGCCTCGCCGGCGAGGTGGAGGAAAAACAAGCGGCGCGCCTGGCGTCGGCCACGGTGAGCACATTCCCTTCCAAGAGCTGTAGCGTTCTCAACTGGTACTCGACCTTCATCAAAAGGGAGGACCTGCAGAGCTCCAAGAACCTGAAGAATGACTCGTTCACCGTCCGGTGCGACATCGTCGTCGTCCACCGTTACCTCGTGGAGGACGCGCCGCCAGGCTTCGTCTCCGTGCCGCCGCCGTGCGACCTGCGCCGGGACCTTGCCAAGCTCCTCGAGACTGAGAAAGGTGCTGACGTGGTGTTCGAGGTCGGCGGCGAGACCCTCGCTGCTCACCGGTGCGTGCTGGCGGCCCGCTCGTCGGTGTTCGCCGCTGAGCTCTTCGGACCAATCAAGGAGGGCAATGCTGCTGCCGCCGGTAGCCTCGTCGTGCCTGTGGAAGACATGGAGGCAGAGGTGTTCAAGGCACTACTCCGTTACGCATACACTGGCTCATTGCCACAGATCCGCAAGGAAGACGAAGACGCCACCTGCCAACATCTGCTCACCGTTGCGGACAGGTATGGCATGGAGCGGCTGAAGCTCATCTGCGAGGAAAAGCTTTGCAAGTACATCAATGTCGGCACGGCGGTGACCATTCTGGTGCTGGCCGAGCAGCACCACTGTGAGGGGCTGAAGAAGGCATGCTTCAAGTTTCTTGCCACTCCGGCGAATCTGAAAGCCGTAGTGGCCACCGACGCCTTACAACAACTGAGCACGAGCTGCCCTTCTCTTATGGTAGAGCTCATGGCCATGTCCTTGGCGCATTCTTAGACTTGGTATATCGCTGCATCTATTCTTGACTATGGGGATGCAAAAAAGTTGTcacattttgcccttgttttgttaGTTCATTGCATCTCTTCAACTGTGCAATTAACCATGAACTGCATTTGTAGCAGAGGGTGTAGAATGATCAGGATTTTGGGCAATGGTAGCTCGTCGTTTCAGGTCATTGTCATCAGATATTGTGCTTGTTTTAGCATCGGGTATTCCATGGTTCCTGAACCTTATTGACTTGTGTTATTATCTCTTAGTTCTTGTGATACATGATATTGTTGACAATGAGAAAGTTACCTTCAGGCCTGGTACATGTTTTACAGGACCTAACAAGGCCATCGATGTCAGGGCAACAAAGAGAGGTTCTCATTTCATACAAACCTGTATTTTCATAATTTCATTGTATGCTCTCTTGGAAGTATACTGTCATTTTATTAGAACAATAGTAGCGGACGTGACCTTTTCCTTATttaatcttcaaatattcttccatCATATTTCCATAAACACATCAAGTGAGCATAAAGTTATCCCTGGCactaaaatgtactccctccgtatggAGGAATCATGTACATCCAGAGCTACAAATGTTAGAAGTATTGTCTTTGCAGTGCAAATGCACATGCTGAGCAATTATTACACACAGGTAACACATCTTTTTACTATTAGTTTGAAAGACGTAAGGGAACTCATTCCGCAAGTAGGTAAGAGTTCAGTACCACGTCCTTATTCCTCAGGCCTTAGTCTGTATCAACTGTTATATCTTTGACCATTTTCAGCAAAGAGTTTTTAGTTTATATTGTCAATTTGACCTCTTTCTGCATTGTGCTTTTTCTTTCGAGTTATGAACAGAAGTAGAATCTCAAAGTAACAGGATTTTAATTGACGCCTTTGAAAAGATATTAACAAAGTTATTGGAAGAAGCCGGTTACGCAAGGGACTCCACGCTATCATTAGAAGATTTTATGATGGTTCACAACTAATCCTTAATTACAGTCCTTATCATAAAATGAACACTGACAGTTTCTCGAGTAAATACAAATTAGCTTATGCAGTTATACTATGAACACATTCCTAATTTATAAATTATGTTTACAGTTCTATGTTTAGCCAGGATCCACTGGAATCGGCATTACTGAACTGTATATTGCCAGGACCTGTTGAGTATCTCTGTTCTACTGTGGACTCATTTATAAACTATTTTCTGATGTGGTTTCAGTTCATTGACCATCCTGGCCTGAAGATGGAGGTGGAAGTATCGATTTACTAGTGAATTTTGATGAAAAAAATTATATTGGGGCTtggcaaatactccctctgtcccaacatAAGTGTCAAAGTTGTactaaagttaagacacttattttgggacggagggagtaattttgaAGAAAATATCTTCGAAACCAAACTTTGTCCTGCCAAGAAAGGATCTTCTCATTTTGGTCTAGTTTAATGGAGACCAAACCGACTCATGGGATCATGCGTGGTCTGGAAATTAGACTATGGCTACTACGTTCCCTAGGTTGTTCAACTCTATATTGAACAAATTTTTTACTGTGAACAAAGTAGTGCAGTGTGAGGNNNNNNNNNNNNNNNNNNNNNNNNNNNNNNNNNNNNNNNNNNNNNNNNNNNNNNNNNNNNNNNNNNNNNNNNNNNNNNNNNNNNNNNNNNNNNNNNNNNNNNNNNNNNNNNNNNNNNNNNNNNNNNNNNNNNNNNNNNNNNNNNNNNNNNNNNNNNNNNNNNNNNNNNNNNNNNNNNNNNNNNNNNNNNNNNNNNNNNNNNNNNNNNNNNNNNNNNNNNNNNNNNNNNNNNNNNNNNNNNNNNNNNNNNNNNNNNNNNNNNNNNNNNNNNNNNNNNNNNNNNNNNNNNNNNNNNNNNNNNNNNNNNNNNNNNNNNNNNNNNNNNNNNNNNNNNNNNNNNNNNNNNNNNNNNNNNNNNNNNNNNNNNNNNNNNNNNNNCTGGCAGTGTCTGTTGATGTGGAGGAGAATCCTTACCAAGGACAACGTGTTGAAGGGAGGATCGGTTGGTGATGTGCAATAGATGAGAGTATTGACCTCTTTTTCTTCAGCTGTCCTTGGGCAAGATGTATTTAGGGTTTGTTTCAGTGTTTTTTGATACTGATTTCTCCACCTAATGCTTTCGGTCAAATTGGTGTGTGGCTGGGACAGTTCCCAGGTTGGGAGGAAACAATTGGCAAAAATTATAGCCCTTTTTTTTGTACCCTTTGGAAGACCAGGAATGTGGCTTTGTTTTGATTCCAAACTCCATGTGGTTTCCAGTGGAGACGTTTAACACATCTGCTACTGGCTTGACTACTGGAGTGACTTGCAGAAGCCAAAGGTGCAAGAGGCGCTGCGTCGTTGAGGTAAGGTGCTTGGGATAGTGGCTGCAAAAGTTAAGTTTTCAATCATGTTGGTAGCTTGGCTCGAGTAAGTCATAAGAGTCGCCGATGCAACATTGTGGCAGTTTCTCGAGTAAAACGCAAATTAGCTTTACACTATTAACGTCTCCTGTTCCTCATTTTAAACTTATGTTTacagcagcagcggcggcaggaATCGAAGATGAGGGGGACCAAGTGAGTCAAAGTTCTAATGACATGGGCCAAAACATGCTAATACCTGTATTTTTTCGCTAAATCCAAGCCAAATCCAGTCTAAACCTGAAAGCAAACTATCCACGTACCTGaattttactagtactccctccgtcccaaaatactcgtcggaggaatgaatgtatctagacgcaATTTAGTTGTAAATACATTCATTTTcattcatttctccgacaagtatttctgggcggagggagtactagtttgtTACGGTACAATGCATGCTGTGCCAGTTTAGTGTATCTTGTTACATTTTCCGGACTTTGAACCTTCGGCTTACCATGGACTCATGgactatggctgcatgcatcattgtGATGATACAGAGGCCGGGGATATCCTTCTCATGGACTAGTCCTTCACAACAGGAGGCCAATGTCAATATTTATTCAGAAAAATCATAACCTCATCTTGGGTTCATATCGACTAGGAGAACATAAAAAATTGTGAGAAGAATCCTGCAAGACAACACACAACATGTGAACTTTGGAAAAGTGTATGCTCATTTGTAGTTCGTGCTCAGTATCTAAACATTTCTGCACAACAACTTTTGTTTATTTTTCTCGGCTATAAAAATGCTCCATTTCTTCCTGTCGTCAACATTTATGATTGTGTGGACATCATTTTTGAAATGGTTGGTGTACGATTTTCACTAATTTCCATTATACAGTAGGATTCACATGCACTCGTGTTCAGAAACCAGTAGATTTGCAGacgatgacatgtggggccggtggCCAGTCTTCCAGTGGAAGCCACCAGCTTTCATCTCCTTCCTCCGTTGGTGGCCAAATTTTGTGTTTTGACCCTTTGTGAAAAGAAAATCGGGATCTGACCCCAGTTCGGAAAAATTtcgggatctgacccttttgcctaccgccAGAGGGCCTGGCGGTAGGATTGCGTGCCCTACTGCCATAGCCTACGGCGGTAGGCCATTTGACGGCGACTGACGGCCGTTGGCAGCCGCTGACGTGGAAAAGGGCCTACCGCCATCCCCTACGGCGGTAGGTTACTGGAGCCTACCGCCATaacctctggcggtagggtcctgtgttcTGGATAAGGTGGGGAGGGGCTGGTTTGTGGGCCCCACCACCACTCTTCTTCCCCACTCATCTTCTTCCCCGTGCTCagctcctcttccccctctctccccctcacaaTCCCCCCCCCCTAGATCCACTCCATTTGCTTGGGATTTCATCGGTGGATCCGGAGCATTTTCATCACCCAAGGTACCTCCCCCATTCCCCCTtcttttgattggttgagatcttTGTTTTGTGTTGATTTGGTTAATTTATTGCAAACCCTAGGTGTTGATGTTGTTGTGTGCATTTATGATGCATTTATGGCTAGGGTTGTGGCTATGTTAGGGGTTggtgttagggttagggttagggatgTTGGGTAATTATGTTGGTGGTTATGTTGGGGGTTAGGGTTATAGTGGTTATGTTaggggttatggttagggttagtgGTTAATTGTTAGGTTAACTTTAGTATGAATAGTAGTTATGCAAAATTTCGTTCATTTGTccatttgtgttggttggatgacatATATGGATTGATTATATTCTTCCCATTTTCTTAGATGCATAAGCTCGTAAACGTTCATTATTTGGACAAGTCGACATTTATGCTTGGAaatgatgatgaaggggaagaggcTATGGTTTTTGACACAAGTCCAAGCTTTGATGATCTTGTAGTTCAAGTGAGAAGCGTCTTACATTGGAATGACCCAAATGCCGAGGTTAAGCTTATTGGGAGGTATGACGTTGGATTGGGAGTAAAGTCCCGATTAAAGAGTATGCCCATCACCTCCCAATTGCATTGGAATGTGTACAAGGAAAAAGTAGACGCATCACAAGACAAGTCTCTTGAGATCTTTGCCACAAAGGTTGATCCTCCTCCTTTGCAAATTGATCTCAACCGCAATGCATCCTCCCCCATGCATGATGACAGTGCCGAGGTGTATGTCCCCAAttcttctagccaaccaccaagtaGCCAACCCAATGAAGATCATATCAACGCTAGCGCCATAGTACTCCGTCATGATGCTATTCCTCATGTTGAAGAAGATGCTATTCCTCatgttgatgatgatgctattGTTGCTCTAGAGGAGGATGTTTACTCGGAGAATGAAGAGATCCATTACAATCCAATTGGTAACTTGGATGTCATTGTGCGGCAACAAGACATGGACCGTACCCTCCCTTGTAACCTTATGTGTGGGTATAACTCGGATGACGAGGGTCCGGAGGAAGAGTTGGATGAGGATGGGTTGACTGCGCAAGAAAACGGAATCTACAAGGTGACCGGCAAGGAGAGAGGGCCGTCTTTGTTTAGAGATGTGAGTCTTGCGGACAATGCAGTCGTTGATGGTGGGATGAGATTATGGTTGTCCGAGCCAACGCCGTGCCCCAAATTTAGTGATCCTCGACCAGAAAATGAGGATGAGAATGCTCATTTGAACAAAGGCATCAAGTTTGGTTCTTTGATAGAGTTCAAGATATGGTTGTGTGACTATGCCATTAGGAACCATAGGCCGTTTGTTGTTGGTCATTCAAATCAAAAACTTCGGTACACGGTCAAATGTGACAAAGAAGGTTGCAAATGAATGGTCCGCGGTAGAAAAATCAAAGAAACCGGGCAATGGGTCTTGAAGAGTCATGTTGGCACTCACACGTGCGTACCCCCGGACAAGGCCGACCAAAGCAAAGGACACCGTCAACTCACGTCGGAGTATCTAGGATATAAATTGTTGCATCAAATAGCACATGATCCAACCGTGAAGGTCAAGTTTCTCATGTCTTCGATTGAGGAACAATTCGGACACCCGGTCA is drawn from Triticum dicoccoides isolate Atlit2015 ecotype Zavitan chromosome 6B, WEW_v2.0, whole genome shotgun sequence and contains these coding sequences:
- the LOC119323749 gene encoding calcineurin subunit B-like codes for the protein MGNASSMLTQYDIEEVQEHCSYLFSQQEIVSLYERFCQLDRSAKGFVSEDEFLSIPEFSTNPLSQRLLRMVDGLNFKEFVSFLSTFSARASLQQKIELIFKVYDIDGKGKVSFKDLVEVLRDLTGSSMSEKQREQVLTKVLEEAGYTQDSTLALEDFVTIIDHPGLKMEVEVPID
- the LOC119323748 gene encoding BTB/POZ and MATH domain-containing protein 1-like, yielding MASSGAGGEPSRSAIVADTASGHHLLTIQGYSCTKDLPTGEKISSRPFTVGGHRWRIDYYPNGVSSSANSCISLSLVLDEKVAADVKAKYSFCLAGEVEEKQAARLASATVSTFPSKSCSVLNWYSTFIKREDLQSSKNLKNDSFTVRCDIVVVHRYLVEDAPPGFVSVPPPCDLRRDLAKLLETEKGADVVFEVGGETLAAHRCVLAARSSVFAAELFGPIKEGNAAAAGSLVVPVEDMEAEVFKALLRYAYTGSLPQIRKEDEDATCQHLLTVADRYGMERLKLICEEKLCKYINVGTAVTILVLAEQHHCEGLKKACFKFLATPANLKAVVATDALQQLSTSCPSLMVELMAMSLAHS